One window of the Gammaproteobacteria bacterium genome contains the following:
- a CDS encoding type IV toxin-antitoxin system AbiEi family antitoxin, with the protein MLVSPYLSPESRSICLDHDVAYLDLVGNAHLAFDHVYIDRAVADRPRAETRALRSVFAPKAAAILRVLLREPARAWRVVELAEAANVSLGHVSNVRKALLAREWIEKATNGVKLVRPDALLRTWREEYRKPAGRTISRYTLVHGEQLSSQLSGKLNAKPGRPRAILSSHSAAQWFAPFARSGTHSFYADEPGARKLKEALKLTHVERGANVTVTIPRDESLFEDAAQPAPGIFCTSPIITYLDLWPGSDRDRKAAEHLASRCFPWL; encoded by the coding sequence ATGCTCGTAAGTCCCTACCTGTCTCCCGAGTCCCGGTCGATCTGCCTGGATCACGATGTTGCCTATCTGGATCTGGTCGGCAACGCTCACCTCGCATTCGATCATGTCTACATCGATCGGGCTGTCGCAGACCGGCCCAGAGCAGAAACGCGCGCGCTGAGGTCGGTCTTCGCCCCGAAGGCGGCCGCCATCCTCCGGGTGCTCCTTCGCGAGCCCGCCCGCGCCTGGCGCGTCGTCGAGCTGGCTGAAGCGGCCAACGTTAGCCTCGGCCATGTGAGCAACGTTCGCAAAGCCCTACTCGCACGGGAATGGATCGAGAAGGCGACGAACGGAGTCAAACTCGTCCGGCCGGACGCGTTACTACGGACTTGGCGCGAGGAATACCGCAAGCCAGCCGGCCGCACCATTAGCAGATACACGCTCGTCCACGGCGAACAACTCTCCAGCCAGCTGTCGGGAAAACTGAACGCGAAACCAGGTCGTCCGCGCGCGATTCTGTCGTCACACTCGGCTGCGCAATGGTTCGCGCCCTTCGCCAGGAGCGGCACCCACAGCTTCTACGCCGACGAACCCGGCGCCCGGAAACTGAAGGAGGCGCTGAAGCTCACTCATGTCGAGCGAGGAGCCAATGTCACCGTGACCATCCCGCGCGATGAGAGTCTGTTCGAGGACGCGGCTCAGCCGGCGCCGGGCATTTTTTGCACCAGTCCGATCATCACGTACCTCGACCTCTGGCCAGGCAGCGACCGAGATCGTAAGGCGGCTGAGCACCTGGCTTCGAGGTGTTTTCCGTGGCTGTAA